The Drosophila suzukii unplaced genomic scaffold, CBGP_Dsuzu_IsoJpt1.0 scf_9, whole genome shotgun sequence genome includes a window with the following:
- the LOC139355108 gene encoding uncharacterized protein, protein MIAQLTEGDQSSWDELLPEIALAINASVSDSTGYSLAILTQGREPRLPTILYDEVTPGSTVISKDPAGKALQLRGNFGIVRSNLQRASQEQARQYNLRRREWRPNRGDKVWLRQHPLSKAAEGFAAKLAPKYDGPYTVTRFISPNLVVLRRPRERRSRSANISQLKPYYSEDFGNAAAEEDDGIAPGGGTRG, encoded by the coding sequence ATGATAGCCCAACTCACCGAGGGAGACCAAAGTTCCTGGGACGAGCTATTACCGGAAATAGCGCTCGCCATCAACGCAAGTGTATCGGACTCTACGGGATACAGTCTCGCCATCCTGACGCAAGGACGCGAGCCCAGACTCCCTACTATTTTATACGACGAGGTCACCCCTGGATCAACGGTGATATCTAAGGACCCCGCAGGAAAAGCGCTCCAACTCAGAGGAAACTTCGGTATTGTCAGATCCAACCTCCAACGTGCTTCCCAAGAGCAAGCCCGCCAATACAACCTTCGACGCCGTGAGTGGAGACCGAATCGCGGTGACAAGGTGTGGCTACGCCAACATCCTCTCTCGAAGGCGGCCGAAGGTTTCGCCGCCAAATTGGCCCCCAAGTATGACGGTCCCTACACCGTAACGAGGTTCATATCCCCTAACCTGGTCGTGTTGCGACGCCCAAGGGAAAGACGTTCACGCTCTGCCAACATAAGTCAGCTGAAACCCTATTACTCTGAGGACTTTGGGAATGCAGCCGCGGAAGAAGACGACGGGATTGCCCCGGGAGGCGGCACGAGAGGTTAA